The DNA sequence GAAAACATTATAACCACTACAAAAACTaatctctataaaaaaatatatatattaaataaaactcgttCGCTAGCCACGTTGATATCTGAATTATCGCGGAAGTCGCTAGCGCGGCGCGTTAGATTGATTCTAAATTCGCGGGACAATCAGAGAAATCGTCAGAAATTCTATCGGCGTGGGGTGTTATCTTACTTTTGCGGTGACTTTGTCTCGTAATTGCGCGGAGCGTACGCCGCATGCGAGCCTACGTCCACGGCGACGCGGTCGCCGATCGTCGCTTCGGAGGATGCTGGACCACGGCGAGGGTGGATgggacggcgacggcggcggcagaCCGTAATGCAAAGGTGCTTTTTGCTTCAGGGCTATCATGTCCCTTAAATCGACCGAAAGTCCCTCGAATACTTATTAACTACGCAAGCTACCGACGTACCGAGTGACGGCGGACTGACTGAACTCGTCGACTGCACCGAGAAGGGCtgcgagaaaaagagggagagagagatcgtCCCCATCTTGCTCATTGACGCGCTTCGGGTCGAGTCGGGTCAGCAGCACCTCCGCGATTACCACCCCGTAGGATGCAAGCGAAAGGTTACGACGAAAGGTAGCGGAGATGACTTTAAAAGTGCAcgacaaaatgtaaaaaaaaaaaacaaaagaaaagcgaaCATGATCGAGCCGGCAAAGCGAGTCTAAGCGTACGATTATCTCGAGCGTCTCTATCGATGGCCGAGTCATTGTCAGATAAGCCTAATTAGGGAAAAAGTTACTTTGACGGTTTTAACTCGGTTTTACTTCTATTCGTTTCGTTGAAGAGCTaagccttttttttattgccacaattataatattaaatcttggCATTTGTGCAACATAACGCAACGGCCGATAACTGATAACGAATCAGTCACTCGATGGATCATTGCCCGCAGTGGTGAAAGCCAATCCGTGACAAAAAAACGATTGCTGGGTAAAATTATCAGTCCGCTATTATTAACGCAACGGAAGGGCTTAATCGCTGCGGTGCGAAGAGAAAGGAAGGCTCGCCGCGATTTCATCCGCACGCAGTTCTCGACATCGAGAAAGTGCCACTGAGAGTGCATCGATAAATACTCAGGGATCGGCCGACAATCGAATGCAGAACCGCCCGCGTGAGAGAGAGAATCCCCTTTATCGGCGACGATCATGCGAACGGAAAGCGAAAGCGGGAAAACAAAAAGCAGCGTAACGACACAATCTCCCGGCGCGATTCGCGGTCGCGGAGCCTCCGCGTATCGAGGGCGGGCGAAGAGCCGTGGCATTCCGAACGAGCGGGTAATCTGCCCGACCATCTATCTACGTTTGATTACCCTACGGAGACCCTTTGTCTCGACAACCGCGGGCTGTAGGTCGCGGCCCGCAAGCGTACAGGGGGAATCTCGGAGtgctctccctccctccctcccttccaCCCTCAACGTctgcgtctctttctctctttctctcttgcgaTTCCCTTTTGCGCGCGGCTGTCAGTGCACCGCCAAATAAGGTAGAGACCGAGAAGGCATTCGCCGATCGAGCCGAGCAGAGCCAAGCCAAAGACGCGAAGCGGAAATCGAACTCCGGAGCGAATAATGCGACCAGCGGATGCTCGGCGACTCCGACGCACCGGCgagctcgctcgcgcgcgcgcgcggcgaggAGATGGAAAAGACGACACGCGCGAAAACTTACCGAGCTCTGCGGGGAGCTGGACACGCTGGGGGAACGCTGCACGGTGACCAGAGCCATGGTGATGCGGCACCGACGTCGTCGCGACGACCCGGCCTCGCGGGACGGTGGGAACACTCACTCGACACCgctttcgcgcgcgcacacgtacgATCGCGCCGTCACGAGCCCGAAAAACCCGTCATTTTTCGCGCACCTTCGACGGCATCACGGTCGCGGCGGCCATGTTAGATGCAGTCGACGGCGACATACCGCGCATGCTTGGCCCGCAACTCCCCTTACCCCCGCGCCAAGTCGCCACTTGCCAACGCTAACTAAACGTCGGTAACGAAATGCTATACTATCCTACGCTATACTACGTCGAATATATTCCGATATTATAACTTGTTTTTTCCTTGTTCATCTTgcttacttaataaaaaaatgtactatAAAcgcagaaatataattatctttctcacacctgtcttttttttttacagaatattttactcaaattaaatataatactcaTTAATATACctttaatacttattaaattttttttctactcgtcgtatttttttttatacattattttgtgcattaattcttctccttccttttatctttttatttaatatacgtatacgttCTACAAATCAGTTTATCTCTCCCGCTTTTTTACTTCATCAGTACATCGAAAATTAGACCGTCTCATTGGTTACGCCATATTCTAGCAAAGTCAGCCATTAACCAATCCCGACGTGATAACCGGTTTGCGTGTCTCTGACTCGGGGGTCTCTAGTAACGACAGCCGCCCGCGCTAGTTTGACGTATCCGTCACAGTCGAGTGACTGGCGAGCGATCTTGGTTTGTTTCGCGTCCACGGCAATTACGACCGGCCCGACGTCGACGAGCGATCCGGGTTCCCTTCCCTCACGAGCGACGGTCGTCACGCCATCGTTCGTCCCCTCATCTGTATGCCTTGCGTACGCCCCCACCGTCGCCGATTTTCCATAAGTAAGTTATTTATTGATTTCGAAAGGGATGCTCTCGATAACCCACCTCGCCgccgcggcgacgacggccaGCTCGGGCGGGTGATCCGCGACAACGACGGCGGCTGCGAGCCGATGGAAATGACTGCGGAAGGTGCGAGAGTTCGAACTGGCGGCGTCCCGGACCGCTTGGCCACGATTTGTGCTACGCGACACGTAACGTTCATCGTTAGGGTGATCGACGAATCCGCATCGCGTCGCTTGGCCGTCTACTTCGAGGCCTATTTCAAGCCCGAGGGTGGGATTGCTTCCGAAGCCGCGTGTACGAGAATGGCAGATCGCCCACACGTGTATCGCGAATGTGTGCCGAGCGAAAAGGGGACCGTTGAAAGTGGATTAAGTCGTTCTCACGAGACGATTTGAGTGGCTTCGATTAGTAGAATATGTACGAGCATCCACGCATCTTCCAATATCGCGGAATTGTTCATTATATTTGCGATGCATCAGATGTGCATAATTAACGTGCTTTTTATCTTGTTTGTAGATGCTTTGTGAGAGATCCGAGCTCAACGATAAAAGTAGTGATAAATTGAAGACTCTTTACACGTTGAAACTTAgataaaagagataaaatcttATTCGTTTGAACTAACTGACTTGTGGCAATTGCAGAGATTCTTTTGTTAACAGAGACAAGGTCTTATCTGAATCGATATTTtactgataaaaatttaaaagataaacaTTTACAAGAGAGATAATCTCACGATCTGGATTCTTATGAAGCATTTTAATCTTCTTGTTTtctatgtataattaattaaatgcttaTTTGTATGCATTGCAGGTGTTGATATTGTCTTCCTGCAGCCATTGGTAATGCAAATATCTTTCTTTGGTCTGAAGTCTGCAAGATGATTTTCATGGTCCGGTTTCAATTTTAGTTGAGAGTAATACAGAAACGTAAgcacttaattaaatattcaaataaacaAGTGGCAAGAAGCATTTGCATTATTCATAAACaagtatatattaaaacaagTTATAAcgagtaatttaatttgaatttgtTACGTTTTAGATGAATATTACGTGTAATACAGAAAAGCCAGTTTGCAATAAAATGGATTTGCTTGTAGAGCGAAACGAATACGGTCGAGCTTGGTGGTAATGCGGGGATGTGGATCTGCTTTGACCCGATAGGAAGCCGAATAGGCTGGGGTTCTATTACGTTCGTTATACTACTATATTGGACCTCGATTACTATCGATGCCAGTCTAACGAATGCAGCCGCGTCTAATGTTCCTCGTAATACCGTCACGTCGGATACGGTACCAGCGTCGGCACACCACGAGAACGACGAATGCAGGAATGTGACCACTGACAATAAAGAGGGTACATTTAATTCATTACCTAATTATCTCATACGAAActcgaaatttattctttGCGTTACAATCATTTATCATTATTGCATCGGCAAAATGTGTGGCTCTCGTTTTTACATAGGTACTGGACTGTCAGTGGTCAGCCATGGATCCGGTTATCCTCATTCGCCGATAGTGCCTCCAACCTTTCTGTACGGAGCTCTTACCTGCCAACCCTATCAAGGAATTTACGTGAATCACATCTACTTTCAACTCGCAAATGCCTTCTTCCTATTGTCACACCTTGCACCAAGCGGCATACATGGTGTACTCTATTTAAGGTGCACTCTACTCGTGGGCTGTGCCTTTCTTGCTTTGTGGGGCTGGACAATAGCTTGCTGGCTGGATGCTGCTCTCTGGAATGCTCTCTTTGTTGCCATCAACTTCGTCCATGTATGCACGCTTCTTTACAAGCTAAGGCCTATCAAGTTTACGaaggaaatcgaagaggtAAGCGAAGATTAAGTAGGAAACAATGACGTAAGGgagtatcaattaattataaaactgaaAGAAACATATGTagcacaatttttttacgcaataCTATAGTATTgaatatattaacattttttatatatttattttacaatattttttaaaattatttataaatagaaatattttagaaactCTTGGGAAGTAGCATAGTTAGATATATAATTTGCTTTCTGTTTGACCGCAGCATCTGTAACGGGGGGTCAACCACTACTACACGTTGCTACATGTTGCTACGTATTTCTGATATAATGCACGTATTATTAGTAGTGCCTGTTTTATTGTTGTACTGCCGCAATATATTAACAGAAAAATGTACGATGATTTCCACGAGTGGTTGACCCCTCGATTTGTACCATACACGAagatttcaaatttatttttacttaaacattagtaattaatgaaataataatatatagtaCAATGTAGATAGagttttatttgaaattattagtatatattgtatttatttaaaatagtgatttaaaataaaaatattcacatttatttatttattaattatatttttttttatgtaggtATACGTTGCAGTGTTCCAACCACTACGGGTGTCTCGTCATCAGTTcagaaaagtattaaattgtaTGAAGATCATTCGCCAGTTGAAATACCAAGAAGTTTATGCACAAGAAAAAGTGACCAAAGTTGATTCGTTATCGTTGGTGTTGTCGGGAAAGTAAGAGAATGCACATCTTATTTAAACTATCtttcaaattttctaattattataaagcgcgttatttatatttacttttcgtatattaaagaaatcTGTTTTATCATTTCTATTACTATCGGGTAATATGCAACTCGAACTTCCCCGTTGTCGATCAAGGATGGCACAGAAATCTGCGCTTTGACTCGAACACGTTTTTGCTCATTATGCTCTTCTATTACTTTATGAACGTTTTCATcattcgaatttattattttatttacttttaatttctcaatcaTTTATGTGAGTGCATAATTAAATctccgttttaattatttgtatcgcggaaaagcggcagcaataaatttaattttataacatggttcttttaaaatagaatttgttattaacaatattttttttctttctctatataGACTAGTTGTCTCACAAAATGGAAGAGCATTGCATATAGTCTTCCCACATCAGTTCCTGGATTCTCCAGAATGGTTTGGTGTCTCAACAGACGAATACTTTCAGGTAGAttgtcaatatatttttttatcagcaaattaattttttattataactagAAGAagctacgcgcgcgctattttttacaAGACcccaattataaattatgaaaaaaaaattatacgatttaccaatctgcatgctACCAAGCTtcagcttcagcggagttgtagagttctgctgccggtgactgtaacataaaataaaacatattattgttgacatgatattatttaaattaaagtaaaggtagggctttatttttattaaaattttctatgaaaaaaaattaatattcacctaaaagttgctccgccgatgcatgatgcccatcctgagcctgctcctcctctcagtttgcgtgtcgagtcatctttccgcgcactggacactcgcgaacaccccgaccgtgattttactcgcgaaaattattaacactATCATCGCGCGTTGTTTTTCGACATtgctgaaaaagaaaatcctgaaaacaagttactgacttaccaatctgcatacagcggaattgtagaattctgccggtgactgtaacataaaaaaaaaatattaattgtagacgtgccagtaaattaataagattaataaaaaaaaaaaggtaaaagtattttttttaataaggatttaattttaaaaaattcacgcttacctaaaagttgttccgccgatgcaggatgcctcctgggcctgctcatcctctcagatgggacgtgtcgagtcatccttccgcgcactggaaactcgcgaacgca is a window from the Cardiocondyla obscurior isolate alpha-2009 linkage group LG01, Cobs3.1, whole genome shotgun sequence genome containing:
- the LOC139103693 gene encoding popeye domain-containing protein 3 isoform X4, whose product is MWICFDPIGSRIGWGSITFVILLYWTSITIDASLTNAAASNVPRNTVTSDTVPASAHHENDECRNVTTDNKEGTGLSVVSHGSGYPHSPIVPPTFLYGALTCQPYQGIYVNHIYFQLANAFFLLSHLAPSGIHGVLYLRCTLLVGCAFLALWGWTIACWLDAALWNALFVAINFVHVCTLLYKLRPIKFTKEIEEVYVAVFQPLRVSRHQFRKVLNCMKIIRQLKYQEVYAQEKVTKVDSLSLVLSGKLVVSQNGRALHIVFPHQFLDSPEWFGVSTDEYFQVSITAMEESRILLWHRDKLKLSIITDQFLQAVFDHILGRDVVKKLMQVSETMAASSHQQQNGQIIGLGGIGALENDADTKLFVVKKTGDSQGITALISRQLQAAGDPNAWRLGRIEETDHETPV
- the LOC139103693 gene encoding popeye domain-containing protein 3 isoform X3 encodes the protein MWICFDPIGSRIGWGSITFVILLYWTSITIDASLTNAAASNVPRNTVTSDTVPASAHHENDECRNVTTDNKEGTGLSVVSHGSGYPHSPIVPPTFLYGALTCQPYQGIYVNHIYFQLANAFFLLSHLAPSGIHGVLYLRCTLLVGCAFLALWGWTIACWLDAALWNALFVAINFVHVCTLLYKLRPIKFTKEIEEVYVAVFQPLRVSRHQFRKVLNCMKIIRQLKYQEVYAQEKVTKVDSLSLVLSGKLVVSQNGRALHIVFPHQFLDSPEWFGVSTDEYFQVSITAMEESRILLWHRDKLKLSIITDQFLQAVFDHILGRDVVKKLMQVSETMAASSHQQQNGQIIGLGGIGALENDADTKLFVVKKTGDSQGITALISRQLQEERMPLLYTNQEVLNNTLHHTNRLRVPPCTLLPHPVPCNVQTSL
- the LOC139103693 gene encoding popeye domain-containing protein 3 isoform X1 encodes the protein MWICFDPIGSRIGWGSITFVILLYWTSITIDASLTNAAASNVPRNTVTSDTVPASAHHENDECRNVTTDNKEGTFNSLPNYLIRNSKFILCVTIIYHYCIGKMCGSRFYIGTGLSVVSHGSGYPHSPIVPPTFLYGALTCQPYQGIYVNHIYFQLANAFFLLSHLAPSGIHGVLYLRCTLLVGCAFLALWGWTIACWLDAALWNALFVAINFVHVCTLLYKLRPIKFTKEIEEVYVAVFQPLRVSRHQFRKVLNCMKIIRQLKYQEVYAQEKVTKVDSLSLVLSGKLVVSQNGRALHIVFPHQFLDSPEWFGVSTDEYFQVSITAMEESRILLWHRDKLKLSIITDQFLQAVFDHILGRDVVKKLMQVSETMAASSHQQQNGQIIGLGGIGALENDADTKLFVVKKTGDSQGITALISRQLQEERMPLLYTNQEVLNNTLHHTNRLRVPPCTLLPHPVPCNVQTSL
- the LOC139103693 gene encoding popeye domain-containing protein 3 isoform X2; this encodes MWICFDPIGSRIGWGSITFVILLYWTSITIDASLTNAAASNVPRNTVTSDTVPASAHHENDECRNVTTDNKEGTFNSLPNYLIRNSKFILCVTIIYHYCIGKMCGSRFYIGTGLSVVSHGSGYPHSPIVPPTFLYGALTCQPYQGIYVNHIYFQLANAFFLLSHLAPSGIHGVLYLRCTLLVGCAFLALWGWTIACWLDAALWNALFVAINFVHVCTLLYKLRPIKFTKEIEEVYVAVFQPLRVSRHQFRKVLNCMKIIRQLKYQEVYAQEKVTKVDSLSLVLSGKLVVSQNGRALHIVFPHQFLDSPEWFGVSTDEYFQVSITAMEESRILLWHRDKLKLSIITDQFLQAVFDHILGRDVVKKLMQVSETMAASSHQQQNGQIIGLGGIGALENDADTKLFVVKKTGDSQGITALISRQLQAAGDPNAWRLGRIEETDHETPV